AAGAATCAATATTATTAGATTTGTAAGGTCCTGGCCTAGCCATCATCTAGTTCATTCTTGCCAAGGTTAATTGCAACCAATTCCCTGCAATTTTTCAGTGACAAAGGAATTTCTCCATGAAGCCTGTTGTGAAGGTGTAGGGATTGAAGTTCTGACAAAGTTCCCATGGAGCTTGGAATTTTACCAGTGAATCTGTTGCCATCTAATCGTAGGACTTGCAAAGATTGCCACTTGATCCAGCAATCCGGTATCTTTCCGGATAAAAGATTGTTTGCAAGACTAAGAACTCTTGTCCCTATTGTTGCATTCAACTGAAAGCACAAAAAGTGGAAAAGTGGTCCCAAGAAATAATTATTGGAAAGGTCTATCATGGACGGGTTGGAACCCATAGAGATTTGAGGCAGTGGGCCGCTAAAGTTATTGAAACTAAGGTCAAGAATACAAGAATCATTTGAAGTTTGGGGTAGATATGAAATCTGGGTTACTAGAGaaatttacaaacaaaaattGGTTTGGTAGTCTCCAAAACCAACTAGGAATGGTATCTGAAATTGTTGAGTTAGAGACGTCTAGATATTCTAGATGTTTTCTGAACGAAGCCACAAGGGAAAAGATGGTCCTATGTGCCAAGATCGTAAGCCCAGTAAACGAAGTTGAAAAGGAGGAACCCGGTAAGGGTTGGCTCTCAAAACCAACGAGTTGTCCCATCCTTCAAAATACCTCAATTTGGTATGATTAGCAAAATGCTTTCCGGAAACAACACCCTCCAACAAATTATTGTAAATCTCAACCTTTTCTAAATTTGCAAGTTTTCCTAAAGAAGTTGGAATAGGACCAAAGATTGAATTATCATTCGAAGAAAgttcttttaagtttttgaaatgCTCAAGCTGATCAGTAAGTTGACCAAAGTTGACAACTTGCAAAGGTCAATGATTCAAACCTGTGAGAAGAGCAACCTGACAGAATCTCAAAGATATGAGATATGTCTTGATTCAATCTCACACTTGACAAAACAATTGACCTCAAGTTACAAAGATTTCCCACGGCTCTTGGAAGCTTCCCTTCAAGATCATTCCATGAGAGGTCAATTTCATTGAGAGTACTAATGTTGAAAATGGCACTAGAAATATCACCTTGCAATTCATTAGCAGAAAGACTGAGAACCTGGAGAGAGCTAAAACGGTACAGCCACTCAGGTATTGAagatttgaaattattatatgaaaGATCTAGATGTCTAAGGGAAGTCATGTTTCGAAGAAAATTTGGGATGGGTCCATGAAAATCACTTCCTGCAAGGTTGAGAACAACTAGGGAGTTAAGCTTGGACACCCAGCCTAGATTCATTTGGTTTGTGAAAAAGTTGTAGGAAAGGTCAAGGACGGCAAGAGTTGACAAATTAACATTTAGCAATGGACGTCCAAGTTGAAGATGATAGTTTGATAAATGCAATTCCTCTAAAGAAGGAAGTCGTGTGTTACCAGTTGCAACCAATTGGAAGCTCTACTAAGGTCCACTAAACTCAAATCAAGATGTTTCAATAAAGAAAGACCAGACAACCATTGGAGGCTCTCAACATATAATAACCCAGCCTCATTAAATTTATCCTCACCCCTGAGATTGAGAGATTCCCAAGTTGGTAAGGCAAGAGGCCTTCAAACGCATTGTTGCTTAGATCTAAGTATCTCAAATGCTTCAAATTTGACAGACAAGGGTTTATCTTACCTTTCAACATTGACATCAGATAAGAATCAATGTCAACAGTATCATCCAAAGGAGGAAGTGAGAGGTTGAGAGAGAGGATGTGGCCAGTCATATTGCCACAGACAACTCCAAACCAGGTGCAACAATCTGGATGATGATGAGGATCCCATGAAGCAAGCCGATTTGCATCATCTATGAGGCCTTCTTTGAAGACCAAAAGTgcttgtttttcattttcaggACAAGCACTGTAAGAATTAGAGCTGATTTCATTGCTCGAGTTAACGTCTGCTATTGCGAGAATGATCAGAACAAGTAGGATGATTAGAGCCATATGTGAATGAGTTTACACTATAACTTGCATATGAAAATAAGGACGGGCTTCTATTTATAGACGAAATTAATGTCgtccattttaattaatttgtccaTGTAACAAGGACGAAATAAACAATTGTAGTCTGATTGTAActtcaatatttttacataatacgTAATTACATATACTTGTCTTAATAATTACATAATGAATCGAATTTACACCGTAATTCGATCAATTCtggcaaaataataataatatgaaaggtcaattttaattaatttgtctttgcTCTCATCAGAATTAATCTTATAGTCAATATTGGTTCGTTCAATAAGTTTTTGTCATTAATGTAACAAAGTCTAGAAAATCTAAATAAACAAGTGGGAAAACAAAAACTATGAAGTTTACTCAATTCCACAACCACCAAATATACAATTGTAAGATGCGGAATCATGTGAATTGGATCCCCATTAAGACAAATTTTCCTAAGCTTACATCTTTAAGTTCGCAAATGAAGGGTCCAAACATGATTTATCTTGTCCCTGTCACCCATGGATTTATGCTATTTTCCTTTGGTTTTCAGCTTTAAACTTCTTCTGTTTGTCAAATTAACCAAAAAGGATGGTTTACATAAATAACTTACATTGCCacaattaaattgttttaaattttaaaaattaaaatattttaattttatttaaaatgtataaaatatataaaaaatattttaatactttggAGTTATTTGACAAACAACAAATTCAAGGGTTAAAAGAGatggaaaattaaatgaatagttaaaataactttttataaagttggaggATCACATATATCATTATGTTGAGTTGTTTATTACTTGGACCGAAAATGAGCATGTATTGGTTGATGTGTTGATAGAGTTTTAAGGTGTTGATgtcttttataacttttttggttattttgtgggtattagtcaaaattttattttggtcaaataaaagaaaattaggcTTAAAGGTTAGAAAACTCCCAAGTcccaataaaaaaatcaattagacTCTTTAAAAAAGCACATCTTATGAAgtttcaattaagtcattacattaactaaaataattaattaatcaatttaactgTTAAAAGTGTTGATTTGACTAACGACAActcttaaaaatttttatatattgaaaaaaattaatgatgtaATAATTCTTTCACATGACATGTAACTTGTCCTCATGACTATCGTCAGTCAAATCAatctctttctttaattttttatatatcgaAAAAATTTAATGGCGGAGCTACTAGAAAAAATATTGGTCGAGGTTGATGAAAACTCCAATGGTTGAGGAAAAGAGGTAAGATGAGCTTTACatagattgaaatttttaattgctTAAGAGTTTTTTATTATCATCACAATCAACAGAGTTTTGGGTAActgtttaaagttttaaaaattttgagagatatgattgaaatttttaaaattttaaaagatcaatgagaatttaaaaaatgaaaagtttaattaaaatttcaaatattttaagagGCATAGAATGAGATggtaatatttaaaatcataacatctaaatgtcaaataaaaatataagtcacTATCCCAAATAAATCTTAACAATCgcttaaaagtttaattaaaatcaaattcaattaaaattagagTTTTATTGATCACTTCTGAGTTGATATTAGTTATTGCATGTGAATAACGAtgacgtgtatatatatataccataacGTGCATGGGCATGGAAAGTCATTCACGTTACCTTTACAACATATTAATTCAATGTGGCTCCAGACTTGCCATATATGAAGCGTTTCAAAATAGTCGAAATGTTTGAGCCCTGTATAGCATCAAAATTTCAAGATTAGCTCACTTGAGAAGACATTTGtagatgaatttttttaaattcaattactaaacTTTTAACTGTcaagttaaaattataaagtttaaattactatggattaaaataattatcactacaccagaataggcttttagcggtaCTTTTTGCGGCTTTTGGAacaaaagcgccacaaaaaatcgagcattagggCGATTTAtccaaagcgccgctaaaggtagagCTTCAGCGGCGATTATCCGGAAGCACCGCTAAAAATaggaattagcggcgttttacataaagcgccacaaaaaacctaAGACCAACGGCGTagtttttgtgatttttaaacctttagcggcgtttttgtgtaagcgccgctaatgctcggatctttagtggcgtttttgtctaggcgccgctaatgctcgagtctttagcggcgttttcgtgtaggcgccactaatgctcggatctttagcggcgtttttgtctaggcgccgctaatgctcgagtctttagcggcgttttcgtgtaggcgccgctaatgctcggatctttagcggcgtttttgtctaTGCGCCTCTAATGCTcggatctttagcggcgtttttatacaagcgccgctaatactcggATCTTTAACGGCTTTTAATCGGCGCCACTAATTCTCTTGTCTTGGCGGCTTGTATCTAAGTTACCGCTAATGTATTGACCTTTAGCGTTTTTTTAAGTTACCgctaatagtaacaaaaatcttataagttgaaataattaatattttgttctatttattatatagtgggacaatttacatttaaattataattaacaaataatattgattaatatcaaaagtttttattaaagagaagtcgtatatatataataaatgaaCTATTTATAACATTGATTTAAATTACTACTTTAcgagagaaaatatattaaattatgaataaaataaaatataataaaacttaaattgttgtattaatgtaaagaataaattaaaaatagaattaacttTTATAAGAGTAATAAAATTTGGTAGTATATATTGTTCGactaatttatacaaaatatatatattaacaattaattattgactatattttatgattaatatatattaaacatttagGCAATTTTTTATGGACGGTATTTTAAGGAGTACGGGTATAGATTTAAGGTAAGGGTTtgagatttagggttaatttcaaCGGTCATGCAtgttaattagggtttaattaattagattttttattatttttatggcGAATATATACATTCTTATATGTAAAATAGATATTCcgaataaatttcaaaaatattgaatattataataggtaGATCAtgatcactttatgcatgtcgattgataatttataatttaagacttgttaaatgataattatcttgtatatttaaaaacattaattaaccGCCCTAATAATTaaccatttgattttttgatatatatatatgcatggctatatatatggttaattagTAGCAATATACCGAtgcaaaaatatcgatacttaagttcaaaaatgataaaactcaTATTTAGATCCATACGGAAATTTTTGTCATAAAGATAATATTGCTAGCATATTTCAACTAATTTGTACACAACATTATAaactactatatatatatataattaacttgcatgtttaatagattttcactatattttgtgattattaatataaatttagggAATTTTTGGGTTTGGTCGGGTCATGATAGGGTTTCTTAAGAGGTTAatattagattgattaatttttacggtaaatatatatatttgtaaaataaatccagatgatcaataaatttaattaatatatatattaatgaagtttagtatagtttatattataattattaatagatATAATAGGTGCGTGGTAGTTAGATGATCATTTTATGGATgcatgttaatttataatttgaagattgttaaatgatacaattaactaataatatatagtaacgttgtatatttaaaacatttaaccgAAATATTTAACGgccatttgatatttttgatatatatggatatatatatatatatatagttattaactatttaatttgtatatataggaccaaaataatcttggtataaataaataaacaaataaataagtaggtaattatgtatttttaaataaataggtaattaattatttaaatgtaagatccacaaaaaaagagaaatttagcggcgttttatagAAAACGCATAAAAGGTAGCCTTTACGGCGTTGTAGtcaaaacgccacaaatattgCAATATACGACGTCGTTACGTGTTAGGGAATCGTTTCTATTGTATGCGTTTTATAggtaaacgccgctaatattcTTGATACTCTATCGAAGCGCGTCATTTCGCTTGAATGATGTACTTATTATGGCGTTTTTGAAAACGCGCAAATATGTCTACAATTTTGTGAAAACGTCACCGCTTGTTtgtgtaattgaaaatttgatgtttagggttaagggatttagggtttaagggttatgctttagggttagggatttagggtaaGGGGTTAGGGGTTATGGATTTGGGGTTTAGGATTTCAACGGTTATGTTAGAGTTTAAgttattagattaattagttttattaatttttatatcaaatatgttcttatatatttctaaaatatataataataaatttaatatattgaaattatgagtatatagtttaaatttatttatttatcaataaaattaaatattataaatttcaaactttatacaaaaaaataaatattataaatgtaatattacaaattaaaagtttttactattaattattgtttaatcaattataactattttatgattattaaagatttagggattatTTTGGATGGCCGTGCTATTTTAAGGATTAGGGggtatatatgaatttaaggtttgggatacacgggttaggggtttaggagTTACGAGTTACGGGCTAAGGGACAGTGGTttagaatttagggtttagggtttcaggGGTCGGATATCAATTTAAAGTACCAATTGAtatcaattatattaatgtttttgtcatttaaatattattttaaatagaattaagtttaataagttaaaaatagtttgaaatatGCATTAAAGCTTTATTAAACGGCTACTGCTTTGattctaaattcaatttttagtggcgtttttggaaacgccgcaaatatattaagaaatagtggcgttttctaACAAACGCCGGAATGGTGtcttaaaattttggcaaaacGACGCTGTTTCTTTCATCGTGTTTTAACTTATCATTTTCTCTATAAGGCAGAACACAATAAACACAGAAACAAACAGCCTTCAAACAAAACGGAAGCGATAGAAACGAAAGagaaaaaacaaaggaaaaagggGAGAGGAGAACTCATAAATCAGGTGAAACGAAGCAACAGCTGAGCCAATCTTGACAGGATACTATCAAAGTTGCGGAATTTCTGGGGAAAAGGtaagctttttttcttttaaaatgttgtatcttgatttagggtttgggttaagtgtaatttggtaaattggggtttaaataataaattcaatcacCAAGCTCTGGCCTGTTTGTTTGGGAATTCGgggaatttgggaattttttcGTGTCTAGGGTTTGGGAAGAAGTACCGATCCTGTGTTTGCTTTCTAGTTTGTTCTTCTCATTGTTGAAGAGTTAACATTAACAGTTAACATTCAGAAGGGACATAGGCTTCTAAATTTGTAAGATGCCATAATAAATTGTGGTCGGGGTATTCTTTTGcaaataatttgttatattttgttaaCATGTTGCTAAATTGATTATGTGTATTGAAGAAGCAAATCATCTTAAAAATGTGCtcattatgtatgtatatatttacgaaTGATGGTGacttgtttaatttgtttgaaatcgaaattcattttgaattgCGCTTTCTTGATGCACCATAAACTTCATTGTCAACCGATAATTGCTTGGCATTCTAAGGTTAATCTTTGGGCacttaatttggttaattggcATTTTAACGC
This genomic window from Gossypium raimondii isolate GPD5lz chromosome 10, ASM2569854v1, whole genome shotgun sequence contains:
- the LOC128032011 gene encoding LRR receptor-like serine/threonine-protein kinase RGI5 encodes the protein MALIILLVLIILAIADVNSSNEISSNSYSACPENEKQALLVFKEGLIDDANRLASWDPHHHPDCCTWFGVVCGNMTGHILSLNLSLPPLDDTVDIDSYLMSMLKGSDFHGPIPNFLRNMTSLRHLDLSYNNFKSSIPEWLYRFSSLQVLSLSANELQGDISSAIFNISTLNEIDLSWNDLEGKLPRAVGNLCNLRSIVLSSVRLNQDISHIFEILSGCSSHRFESLTFARKLANLEKVEIYNNLLEGVVSGKHFANHTKLRYFEGWDNSLVLRANPYRLNATIGTRVLSLANNLLSGKIPDCWIKWQSLQVLRLDGNRFTGKIPSSMGTLSELQSLHLHNRLHGEIPLSLKNCRELVAINLGKNELDDG